In Prunus dulcis chromosome 2, ALMONDv2, whole genome shotgun sequence, a single genomic region encodes these proteins:
- the LOC117617754 gene encoding nucleolar protein 58 yields MGGKGRRRREKNYNAAHGGYTRLPPPPDYSQADALPSKLRKLLAFTKSHDPQDSSFKVVKAAERKKRENGVDAAEPKPTDEVDFETGFEDEGDAENLEPQHTDEKRKKKRKRKQVHDLRFETEASKQSETRLKRKERKKKYLEAKKNKKKKGKKEENVDFPGREEIKFGDVVQAPPKLVVPKALKNVQDASKERVRVKAIEAYRQRKGWNARPGIQLPPPVTSTAL; encoded by the exons atgggaggTAAAGGAAGGAGACGAAGAGAGAAGAACTACAATGCAGCGCACGGAGGCTACACAAGGCTGCCGCCACCACCTGATTATTCCCAAGCCGACGCTTTGCCCTCTAAACTTCGCAAACTCCTCGCCTTCACTAAATCTCATGACCCGCAAG ACTCTTCTTTCAAGGTCGTAAAAGCTGCTGAACGAAAAAAGAGGGAAAATGGAGTTGATGCTGCTGAACCA AAACCCACGGATGAAGTGGACTTCGAGACTGGTTTTGAAGATGAGGGTGATGCTGAGAATTTGGAACCTCAACATACAGatgagaagagaaagaagaaaagaaagagaaagcaagTGCATGACCTTCGGTTTGAAACAGAAGCATCGAAGCAATCAGAAACTCGTCTAAAAAGAAAGGAGCGCAAGAAAAA GTACTTGgaagcaaagaaaaacaaaaagaaaaagggcaagaaagaagagaatgtAGACTTTCCTGGACGTGAGGAAATCAAATTTGGAGACGTAGTTCAAGCTCCTCCAAAGTTGGTTGTGCCTAAG GCATTGAAGAATGTACAAGATGCTTCTAAGGAGAGGGTTCGAGTCAAGGCAATCGAGGCATATAGGCAACGGAAAGGATGGAATGCAAGGCCAGGAATTCAGCTTCCTCCTCCTGTGACCTCAACAGCATTGTAA